A region of the Hydra vulgaris chromosome 12, alternate assembly HydraT2T_AEP genome:
CTTTACCATTAGCAAATTGCCCGTAAAAACTATAACAGACTGCACGTCAGAACCCGCTGCAAAAGTTactgaataaaatataaatgatgtaTATAAAGGACTAACAACAGATGATGCTAACTCAAGTTATCTTAACAATAAACATCAGTGTACCGAAAcaactaaattgatttttaaatggcTTCCTGACAGTGCACAGCGTAATCAAAGAATaacattagtaaataataacatGATTCAGCCAAACCATACTTTTTTGGATAATACGGTAAAGGACTTACCGTATTATCCAAAAAGAGTGTACCAACAGTTGATTTCAGATAATAAGTATGTACAAAGACGTTGGATCACCGCAAGAGTTGAGGACAATTATATCGCAGCACTTTACTGTAATGCATGCAGGGCATTTTCGAGAGAAGATTCTAATTTTACTCTTGGGTTTAAAAAGTTCTCACACATATACCGAAGAACCAAAGATCATGAAGAATCTAAATCACATAACGCTGCTGTAATTGCACTATTAATTTGTACAACAGAGAAAGATATAAGCTCTTTAATTAACAAAGGTCTAGTTGAATAGCAGAAAGCGCAAGTGAAAATAAACACATCGAAGTATTTAAACGAATTTTTGTAGCAGTTATTTCATTGGGAAGCAAGCCTTTCTATACAGAGGTAATCTGAGTGAATCTCTCTAAAGTTTGCACAATAAATCTATTGATCACAGAAACTTTTTGGAACAAACATTGCTGATAGAAGAGTTCAACGTTCCACTTAATAACCACATAGAAAAAGCTATTCAGTCAAAGGAGGAAAGAATGTTTGATACAAAAAGGAAAGGAAAGCTCACGTGGACGTGGAGGCTTGGTAACAATGTTGTCAAAGACCACAATTAACAATATTCTAGCTGCTATTTCAAACTTGATAAAGAATTATTTAGTCAAGGAAATTGGTAATAAGAAATTCAGTGTTCAAATGGATGGTAGTCAAGATATGTCGGTGATTGATCGAGAGACGATATTCTTGCGGTATGTACATGGAGGGGAcgtgaaaattattattatttttttttgttctttattacaatatttatgatacagatacaaaaatatataaaaaaagaaaatttaacaagtcaagatatcgttaagaaataaagaataaaaataaatataaagaacgcggatactcaaatAAGACCATCAGGTGTTGTCACAGAGAAACCGCTATGGAAAAAAttagaacgttttttttttgttttttttttaatggttatttCATTTTGTTATGGTGTTTACGGCTTGCATCAATCAAGTTACTATGTCTTCCGAACAGTTGACAATGATGTCCATAATTTACTAAACAAATCACTTACGCACACTGAATCTAATTTGTCGAAAATAATCACTGAATCTTATTTATTGCTATATATTATTCACTATATATCACTCAATATAATCAATACAATTTCATTTCCAGACTGAATATAATGCATTTCCAGATTGTTCAAAAAGTTGTGCAAAAGGACCTAGATAGCCATACGATGGTTATCGCTGTGTGTTAAACTAAATTACCAAATTTCCGTTTACGCTTttgacaacaacaaaaaaaacccgCCAAGCTACTgccaaatatataaattaacgtTTACGCTTCTGAAGACAAAAACGCTAAACCACTACCAAAGGATGGTTCACCTCCAAACGTAGCCGACGTACATATATTGGCAGATACGCATACatccattattttttattttctttttcttatatatatttttaatatatatatttttttattattattattatttttcaatatttttattcgtgttatttacttatttttgtttaattttttttattacaaaattaaatttaataatgaaagtatataaatttcgttatataatattataaattaaaataaaagtaaacatacaaaatttcaataaaagagttctaaaacttaaaaactaaaacaggctaaataatttactaaaacaaaacatgttaaataattgcttgtggataaaaaaacaaaccaaaaaaataaataaaaaagaatatacattaaatatatacatatatatatatagataagggattttcaaaaattttaaagtagattagtatattttcagttgaaaaaatgagttttttaagactttgtttaaaataatcaaaattacattcttgagaaaaatctttagaagtatttagaactatactattccataaaaatggtaattattccataaaaattccagaaatgaaataaaaaattttccaaaattagtttgagaaaatggttggcgaaataaattattgttcttaaaatatatttatttctatctctTTGTAAATACAAGTTACGAAAAGAAACGGGTGATAGGTGGGTTttgcatttatacataaaacaaagaatattaaaaaaatttaattcatatatattaagtgctttcatatcatataaaagaggcttggcgtGAGCAAAACGGTCCTTGAAATTTATAAGGCGTGCTACATTCTTCTGTCGCCGATAgagaggtttaagtttacttttataagtgcTACCCCAaacaatgtttgcatagttaaaATGGCAATAAATTTGCGAATAATTTAATAAGAACGGTCTAAAATCCCTATACTCTTTGAAACTTTATTGCACAAGTTAGCAATGTGGCTTTTCCATTtaagattttcatcaatatacacacctaaaaatcttgtcactagaactcttttaataattatgttatCGACACAAAGAAAAGGTAAGTTGCTAGGCAGCTGGTGCTTTTTACCATAaggatgaaaaagaatccacttagttttatcaatatttaatgatagtttGTTTAATCTAAACCATTCGGAAATTTTGACTAGTTTAATGTtgctaaaaagtgtaaaaatgtttttatgagaaagaaataagttagaatcatcagcaaacataattgtcattaggTTTGAAGCTTttggtagatcattaatatatattagaaataggAGGAGTTCTAATATGGATCCTATAGGAACtccacatgaaatatttaacaaattagaTGATACGTTATCATccgcataaacaaattgtttccgATTATTTAGGTAACTTTTAAGCCAAATTAATATACTTCCAGTAATTCTTTACCACTccacctttttaaaaaaaattttgtgatcgataatatcaaaagcttttgccaagtcaatgaaaacacctaaagtaATTTGAGAATTTTCAAATGAGTCAGATATATTTCTTGTAAATTGTAGAATAGCATGTTCAGTGGAATTGTTTTTTTGGAATCCATATTGATTgctgtataataaattaattatgatagttataaaaaattactgatGCAACAGATGCAGGATTATACCAATTATTGAAATCAGAGCTTGAACGCAATCGTTTAAAAATGGAAAGAATTGTGGGTGAATTCTTTGATGGAGCAGCAAACATGCGTGATGAACAGGGCTACAGAATTGGAATCGGAGTCGTggacatttttagcggagttgGAGTCGCTAAGCAAAATTACGACTTCGACTCCAATCGTAAAACTCCTCGGTATTGCATGTGcttgtacaaaatatttaaccttcAAAGGACTTTTCAtatattagacaaaaaaaaaactttttaattaacgcgttatattttttaaagaattcaaaaaatttttcaaaaattttgctttggagtcggAGTCAGAGTTGGAGTCAGAGTCGTAGTCATACTCTGAAAATTTCAACAATTGGAGTTGGAATCGgtactttttcttttacaacTCCACAGCCTTGGTGGTGAATATCATGGAGTCCAACGTTACATTAACAACGTTTCACCAAATGCTGTATACATGCGGTGTTACGCGCAAGGCCTGAATTTGTCCACAACGGATATTGTGGAAAATATACTAgctgtcaaaaaattttttttttttagagacatttattcattattttcaaacattttacaacGTTCttgttttacaacttttattaataaaatttaaaaaaaaattattaatgacaGGAGCAGTAGAAGGCAGAAGTCTTGTCATCAAGCCCCTGTAGTAagcgtaaaatattttttacaaagttctCATTGTATAAACTTACAAACTCTCGTTATATAAAACAAGTTAATGCATAATTACAACAAGAATACgacaaattgcaaaaattaaataaatacatacagtaAGAAATATTACAAGATTTTCTTTTCcacttaaaaatacaaaaatatatttgcgTCTGTTAATTCAAGTAAATActgtttaactatatttttaaaacaattaattgaaGTTATACTTTTCATACTCTATTTTCCGGAGTAACAACTTGAAGTGGGCGTATTTATGCACATTCCATATAATTCTACTGGCTTGTTTTtgcttaatatatattttttaatgcttaagGGCAAGTACTTGCCCAAGCAATATTACAGTAGCTTATGAAGCTatggataaaagagtaatataaatctattaaacattttttacttagtaggtgttttgttttatgcataatgcctatagctttaaaaattttgttttcaactaGATTATGTTTTTACTAATTAGGATGTTCATCAAATATTATTCCTAAGATTTTAAGCGATGAAACTCTGTTTACTacattgttatttaatattagcTGAGGAAGTTGCAGTGGCAAGTCATCGGATTTAGTTTGGTGaagaaataaaatgtatttagttttactGATATTCAAAGagagtttgtttgatttaaaccagtCATTAGGGTTTTCCAGCTCACGATTTACtgtaaagaaaattgtttttatattggaatgggtataaaaaaagattagtgtCATgagcaaaaagaacaaaattaagtaTGTTTAAAGATAGGTAGatatcatttacataaatcagAAATAGTAAGGGTCCAAAAATagagccttgaggaactccgCAGCTTATTGTTTCTTACTTTGTACACGTTGAATCGTAAGATACtccttgttttctatttttacgatcaacagtgtcaaaagcttttgacaagtTAATGAACAAGAcgagagtataactttttttagcaaacCCATCCAGAATTTGACTGGCTAAATCAGTTACTGCATGATGTGTTGAATGCCCTTTTCGGAAACCAATCTGTTTGCTGTATAAGATATTATGTTTTTCAAGATAACTATACAGTCTGTTATACATAATACGCtcaagcaactttaaaaaacaagaaaggATAGATATAGGTCTGTAGTTAGATGGAATAGAATCGTCGCCATTTTTGTATACAGGGACTActcttgctatttttaattgacaAGGAAAAATACCAGTTGTTATTGAAagattgaaaataaacaaaagaggtaatttaataacatcaaaaacagcttttagaacattaacattaatatcatcaaactcggtacttttgtttattttaagcGCATTAAAGGATGCCTGAAGTTCATTTAGAGACAGTTCCGACTCATGCATTACatagtgtgttttttttaaataggattgGAATGTTTTATTTCCAGGAGTTATATCTGCTGCTAATTTTTTccctatgtttataaaaaatttgttgaagttTTCAGCTATTtcttatcaaatatttgtttattcaaGTTTAGCTTTAATCTATTTGGAATAGTGATGTtcttttgcaattattttttcccTGTAACTTCTATGATTACTTCCCATGTCTTTTTACTATTTCCTATTGAATGTTCTAAGAGGTtagaataataacttttttttatgtgcttttttattctttcaaaacaatttttatactttttgtatttaatttcattgttataagttttatttttttaaatgttttcatacaacctttgttttttttctatggATGATTTTTTAACACCATTTGTCATCCACAGATTATCAAAGTTTTtggaattagtttttttttttaatttttggaaaggATCTTTCGTATTGTTTAGAAAACAACCGTAAAAATAAGTCGTATGCATCATTAACATCATTGCACTCATTTAAAAGATTCCAATCAATTTCTGTTAATAATTCTCgaaattttataatagattggttgtttatttgtcttagatatgttgcaaataaatttttagattcaGGAATTAATGAGTAGTTGATAagaaaatttggaaaatgaTCGCTGatatcagtttttaatattCCACTTTTGATTTGGAAAGTCATGGCAATATTAGTGATGAGGGGTCgttcataaagtacgtacggagggagggggagggggaggagGTTCAATTTGAAAGTACGTACTtcgattttctaatttatcacaattaaccAGCTAATCAATAGAAAAGTTACATTCTAACTAAAGATTCtagtttgccaacataaaaagatgtatGGTATATGGAGTTGAGGGTATAGTTTACCTCTATACACACACATGTATGGGCGCCCTcagaattttttgatgttccagataGGACACTTTAAACATCGTACAAACTCATAACTTAAGTTtgtttatacctatgccaaatgaggagACCTTGCAAAATATCGGGATGGCGGCGGCCTGTGAACAAAAAACCTTAAAACACTTACCCTCCCCTGCCCATATGTGAGGGcactaatgtagtaaaatttttaactttaccatctaaaactaagtttaaatttattgacagattttaattttcgtagaaaaatattgtaaattacaaaaattatgaccatgcAAATTTTCCGACCCCCAAAATGAGAGGGGTGTAAATTTTGCAtggttataacttttttgtaatttacaatatttttctacaaaaattaaaatctgtcgataaacttaaatttagttttagatggtaaagttaaaaactttgcTACATATTTCCCTCACGTTTGGGCAGGGAAGGGGGAGGCAAACGTTTTAGGGCTTTTTGTTCTCAGGCCTCCGCCATCCAAATTTTTTGCAAGGTAACCTCATTTGgcatattaaaaaacttaaacttgcACGATGTGTGAAATTGTTCTATCtcgaacatcaaaaaatcctaaGGGGGCCCATGCACACATGCCACCCCTTATATACTGGCCCAGAATAAGACCTAAGGGCCGTGGTTGATGGGACGGAgtccccccccaaaaaaaaacgTGTGAATGGCGTCTCAAAATCTTCCAAATTTGACTGCTaggttttgctaaaataaaaagcttcttaaattagcaaaagggCACAAAATTTGCTGTTGCCCCCTCCCACTGGGTTTTACcctttgttttcaatattactgaTCTCACGTAAGActcgttttttatttactaaagagGGGTGCCTGAAAAAAACGTCCACcttaagtataatttatttacatttgattcgttattaaaacaaataaaaggcTTACTTGGATTTTACCGGGAATCGAAACTGGATCTCCGTCGACTATTTCCGCCACACTAACCTCTCGCCTAAATTCACACTTTCCTGTCGAcgtactttaaatttatttaaattattatttgtatatatacttGACGTTTTTAAAATGCGCAAACAAAGGGCTTTGGGGTCGTATAAAGCATCTAAGGTACCCtccgtctttttttttttaaataaacttttttattgagaaaaaaaataaaggaggGATGGGGGGGAGATATTTAAGGGGGGGGGGCGACCCTAATGCTATCAATAATTGAAGAAGTATTGCGTGTTACGCGCGTTGGTTTGTTAACTACAGGTATTAAACTGTTCTGAAGTAGAGTATTTAAAAACCGTTTAGCGTAggaatcattatttatttttaaagttattttttaggattcaaaatttttactcaTACTCCTGAtgttcaaatttaataatgaaatattgaATAATGAAGAGTTTAAATAACTTGAGGCATcacttatattaaaataaacagtaCCTATTgaaaagttattaaagtaattCACGTCAGGGTCAaagtcatttgttaaaagtatcGTGTTTTCTCTAGTAGATATatcaaaaacattcaaaatattattttccgccatttaaaaaaaaatatgtgtatatgtatacctttaaatattcatttaaaaaactttttaattttgatttgatttattattactaaatttaagtaaagagttttttgaaataataactttatcatACCTAAGATAAATATTATATCATACCAAATCATACCTAAGATAAACATTTTCTCCATCGGATCGCCTTTTCTTCATTTCCgccaataacttttttcttatatcCACAGTTTCACGGGAAAAGTCTTCGTTCACATACACGTTAGTTCCGTTAAGCTTATATGATTCTTTCAGAACTTTTATCCTGTCTTTATACGTCagcaaattaataacaattgttCTGGAGCGTCCATTTCTTTTTAATCCTGTTCGATGAGCCCGCTCTACATCTATTCGAATTAAccctaatttattttcaaaaagcgaTTGAATTTTTTCTTCGGTTCCATTCCAGCTTTCTTTTTCAGTTTCCAACAATCCATCAATTCTCAGATCTTTTTTGAAGCCTTCAACAAAAGCTACTGAAAGTGAAAATGACAGAGATTTTCAGAAATTTGAACGTTGTGTTGGgtcttgtaaaaaatgtttaaaatgttgccttagtattttatacaaatatccTTAAATGTAACTGCTTACGAATATCTATTAATACTTTCATTCTTACAAGTGAGCTGTGAACGGgcatttagtaaattaaaaaaaaaatgcatcgtgttattattattatcattgtctACATAATTATCATGTATACTTCATGCATAAGTAAAGTGACATACTGAGTTATATTGTAAGCCTGAATGATCTTAAAGATCATTTAGacttataaatgtttaaattgaaCTTTTGAAGAGTACTGTTATTTTACCTACtcatattcaaattaaaaaaaccttcatATGAATGTGTGATATACCTTATAATAGGTAAATACCCCCAACCCAACCCATTTTCTACCCTTTTCCCGATCTTAATCCCTTTCCAGTAGGATTTGAAGCCTCAATCCGCACTTGAATACTAAAAAtagcaacaataacaacaataacgaAAATGTAGGCATTATTCACGTTGATTTATTACACATTGTACCGTAAAAGCAACataagacatttttatttaatgttttaaaattagcaaTTTAACTTTGTACTGCGCTTGTGCTCTTAATTATTTGCAACTGACGCATTACAAATGTGCTTATTACGTTTCATTACAATATTCATTACATTACCTTTCCATGGTTTCATTAAttgaattaattatataatttgacacttttgttaattaaataattttacacttttaaCATCAACATTAACATTGCATATCACCATAGCCTACCTGGTTCGAAGGAATTGCAGCCGAAATTTTCCGCCTCCATCTCGTACAATTCGGTATCAAAAGAagaattttcagaaatattctCATCCTTTTCGCTGATAAGTTCAGCAGTTTAACAACTTATCCAAATGCAAAgtcattttgatttaatatgttcaaaatttattttactgatTAAAAGCGTGAGGTATTTAcgatatatatgtaatatatatatatacggtattaaatcttttaactcAAATTGTGTAACCTATACGCACCTAAACTGTTCGGTGGTGTCCTGTAAACAAAATCTATTAATTCAACAAGAATAGTCAGTGAAAGAGGCAGGGTTTCCAAAAACCTAAAATTTTGCtacttaaataattatcaataaaatgtaAGTTTGCTTAATTCTTACTATTTGTGCAATTATTACTAGTATTGCAATTGTGACGCTATAAaagaaaatgtgtttaaaaaaattttcacattcAGAAGGGGCGGCATTTTTAAATTCTTGGTTAGGGCTAGCAACGTTCCTGTGAAAAGGTCAAACTAGATAataattaacttataaaaaaattaatttctaaaaatttttttaaaataactttaatataataattaaatctaaggaggcatttttaaaaatcgtttaGTTTTTTCCACGGAGCGAATTAATTCGCACGAAGCGAATAAATTCGTGTCTAATTTTTCGCTGAACCAGAGTTTTAATTTCCACGTAAATTTAGCGTAACTTTTAGCGCGCTTTTTGGAAAACATGTTGATGAAAAGAAGATTGTTGTTAGTTcgaagaaaattaattattttaaatatgatgcaaatgaaaagagaaaaaaaaaagaataaaaaacgaTTTTGGGTGAGAAAAGTTTATGCCGAACGCCTACAGAAAGGAGAGTTTCATTTGTTAGTACAGGATTTACGTTTACACGACcaggaatatttttttaagtattttcgCATGTCTCCAACAACTTACAAAGAGTTGCTTTTGTTCGTAGCACCTGTCATTGTAAAACAGAGAACTACCATGAGAGACCCTGTTAGTCCTAGTGAAAGGTTGGCCGTAACACTTAGATTCCTTGTAACAGGTGATGCTCAGTGTACTATTGCTGCAAGTTACAGAATCAGCGCTTCTACTATCAGTAGGATTATTAGTGAAACGTGTGCTGCTATTTGGAGTTCATTGAAAGAGAGAAACTATCTACACGTTCCATCAGAAAAACAAGAATGGAAAACAATtgcaaaagaatttgaaaacatGTGGAATTTTCCGCATGCTATAGGTGCAATAGATGGCAAGCACATTGTTATGCAAGCTCCTCATAATAGCGGATCAGAGTATTTTAACTATAAGAAAACGCATAGCATAGTTCTTCTAGCTGTTTGTAATGCTAAATACGAATTTACTATGGTAGACATTGGTGACTCTGGAAGGCAGAGTGATGgtagtgtttttaataactgtagTCTTGGTTAtgcaattgaaaataataaattgaatattCCTGATCCAGAAAAAATTGGTAACTCAGATAAAATACTACCGTACGTTTTAGTTGCTGACGATGCTTTTGGTTTAAAAAGGCACATGATGAAACCATATCCCAatcaaaacattcttttaaaacaaaaaatatttaattacagaCTTTCAAGAGCCAGAAGGGTTATAGAAAATACATTTGGTATTGCTACATCACGTTTTCGAATTTTTCGCAGACCAATTATTGCTAATCTCgaaaaagtaattttagttaCACAAGCGATTGTAGCCTTACACAACTTTCTAATGAAAAAAAGGTCAGCAAACAATTATTTCTACTGCCCCACAAATTACACTGATATCGACGGTCCTGCTGGGTTTAGACCAGGTGATTGGAGGCAAGATAATTCATGTTCTTCTGCACTGCAACCACTGTCATCAGGTTCTAACAACTACTCAAAAGATGCAAAGCAAGTTAGAGATGACTTTAAAGAATACTTCAATTCACCAGAAGGTGAACTCAAATGGCAATTAGACTTAGTAAATCATAAAGAAATC
Encoded here:
- the LOC136088060 gene encoding uncharacterized protein LOC136088060 is translated as MMQMKREKKKNKKRFWVRKVYAERLQKGEFHLLVQDLRLHDQEYFFKYFRMSPTTYKELLLFVAPVIVKQRTTMRDPVSPSERLAVTLRFLVTGDAQCTIAASYRISASTISRIISETCAAIWSSLKERNYLHVPSEKQEWKTIAKEFENMWNFPHAIGAIDGKHIVMQAPHNSGSEYFNYKKTHSIVLLAVCNAKYEFTMVDIGDSGRQSDGSVFNNCSLGYAIENNKLNIPDPEKIGNSDKILPYVLVADDAFGLKRHMMKPYPNQNILLKQKIFNYRLSRARRVIENTFGIATSRFRIFRRPIIANLEKVILVTQAIVALHNFLMKKRSANNYFYCPTNYTDIDGPAGFRPGDWRQDNSCSSALQPLSSGSNNYSKDAKQVRDDFKEYFNSPEGELKWQLDLVNHKEIALKNC